In a genomic window of Scyliorhinus torazame isolate Kashiwa2021f chromosome 5, sScyTor2.1, whole genome shotgun sequence:
- the LOC140422521 gene encoding uncharacterized protein — translation MEKPWKCTDCGKGYRAPSELEAHRRSHTGERPFTCSQCEKGFTCISHLQTHQRVHIGERPFTCSQCGKGFSHSSTLQRHQRVHTGEQPFTCSRCGKGFSHSSILQTHQRVHTGEKPFTCSQCGNRFTQLSSLKSHKRVHSGEKPFSCSLCGKSFTNLASLKSHQRAHTGTRSFTCSQCGKGFCDSSARQRHQRVHTGERPFICSQCRKGFTQLSHLQAHQRVHTGEKPFICSQCGKGFGDSSTLRKHLRVHTGEKPFICSQCGKGFIQLFTLQTHQRVHTGEKPFTCSQCGKGFTRLSSLKSHQRVHTGERPFTCSV, via the coding sequence atggagaaaccatggaaatgtacggactgtggaaagggatacagagccccatctgagctggaagctcatcgacgcagtcacactggagagagaccattcacctgcagtcagtgtgagaagggattcacttgcatatcccacctgcagacacatcagcgggttcacattggggagagaccgttcacctgctctcagtgtgggaagggattcagtcattcatctactctgcagagacaccagcgagttcacactggggagcagccgttcacctgctctcggtgtgggaagggattcagtcattcatctattctgcagacacaccagcgagttcacactggagagaaaccgttcacctgttctcaatgtggaaatcgatttactcaattatccagcctgaagtcacataagcgagttcactctggggagaagccattcagctgctccCTGTGTGGGAAGAGCTTCACTAATTTAGCCAGCCTGAAGTCGcaccagcgagctcacactgggACGAgatcgttcacctgctctcagtgtgggaagggattttgtgaTTCTTCCGCCcgacagagacaccagcgagttcacactggggagaggccgttcatctgttctcagtgtcggaagggtttcactcagttatcccacctacaggcacaccagcgagttcacactggtgagaagccgttcatctgctctcagtgtgggaagggattcggtgattcatccaccctgcggaaacatctgcgagttcacactggggagaagccattcatctgctctcagtgtgggaagggattcattcagttattcaCCCTGCAGacgcaccaacgagttcacactggggaaaagccgttcacctgctctcagtgtgggaagggattcactcgattatCCAgcttgaagtcacaccagcgagttcacactggggagaggccattcacctgctctgtgtag